The following nucleotide sequence is from Streptomyces brevispora.
GGTACGCCCGTACTTCTGCGCCAGCATGTCGATGACCTGCACGGTGTCGCCCTTGGCCCGCCCCGGGTCGAGCTCGAAGGAACGGTGCACCACCTCGACCTCGTCGCGGTGGGCGAACCCTGCCAGGCCCTTCTCGAAACGGGCCTTGCCGATGTAGCACCAAGGGCAGGCGATGTCGCTCCAGATCTCGACGCGCATGACTCTTCTTCTCTCCAGGCTCTCGGACGGCTGCTCACGCAGCACGGAGGGACCCTCCGCTCCCCTGGAAACGCTTGTCCGGGCCCTGCTCATTCCCCGCGCCGCGCCCCCGGCCGAGGAGCCGTCCGGATAGGACGGTCCGGCTACGGACGGTCCGCTCTCAGGACGGTCCGGATGCAACGGTGGTCGTTACAAGATGGTCCGGTTACAAGGTGGTCCGGTTCATCGGACGGGGAAGCGGTTCCAGTGCGCCGGCGTCGCGCAGGCGCACATAGGCGTCCACGACGGCCTCGATGTCCTGGGGCGGTGCGATGTCGAGGAGCAGGCCCTCTCCGCCCAGTTCCTCGCGGACCGCGCCCACCCCGTCCGGGACCAGCGCCGCACGCCCCGGAGAGAAATAGCCGAGCCGGCCGACGCACAGCTGGGAGAGCGTGTAGTCGTAGCCGGCGTCGTCCTCCAGGGCGTCGAGCAGGTCGTCGTCGGTCACATCGCCGATGTCCGGCTGCCAGATGTCCGCGATCAGTGCGAGGAGTGCGGCTTCGGGGACCTCGGCGCCGTCCGGGGAGACGACCGTCAGCACGACCGCCTGGGTCACGTACTCCGATTCGCCGCCGCCCCGCCCGGCGATGCCGATCTCCCAGCCCGGCTCGCCCGTGCTCGCCAGGCTCAGACCGGCCCCGTCCGACGTCTGCGGGGAGTCGTGATCGGCCTGCAGCGCGGCGCCCAGTTCCGCCCCGTCGGGCCGCAGTCGCGTGGGACGGCCGTAACCGTGGTGCTGGGTCCAGGTCCACGGCTGCCCCGCCGGGGCGGAACCGGCCGCCGGAAGCAGCGCGGGAAGCGCGTCCAGCATCGCCTTCCAGCGTCCCGCGAGCTCCGGGACCGACTCCTTCCGGGGTCCCCAGAAGCCCCGCACCACACGTCGCATGTCCTGCCTCCACCGTTGTGAGCCGCCGTAGGTCCCCACCCGCAACCGCACGTGCGGATCGGCGCGCCCAGGCTAGTCGAAGGCCTCGGGCTTCCTGGTGCTCTTGGCCGGGTTCTGCTTGCTGTAGACGACCTTGATCGGGAGCCCCTCTTCCCGGAAGGCCTTCCTGGCCGCCTTGGCGACGTCCGGGTCGGAGAAGTGCCATTCGACCGCACGCCCGCCGGAGGCGTTGACCTGCTCCGTCGCCTCCTTGACGAACTTCTCCCGGCCGGAGCCGGTGAGGGTTCCGCTGTCCCCCTGCTTCAGGTAGCTCTTGTAGCCGTTCTTGGCCTCCAGGAAGGTCTGCCGGCCGGAGTCCCAGCCGTCGTACTCCACCGGCGGCTTGCCCTCCTTGGGGTTGGCGACGATGTACTCCTTGCCGCGCTTGGTGCCGGTGATCTGTTCCTGGTACCGCAGCCAGGACTCGTTCTTCCAGTTGGGCTTGGGGTTGCGGTCTCGGCTCCCCCAGTACCCGTCGCCGGCGTCGGCGGAGCCGAGATCCCGGTCCTTCAGGTTCTTGGCCCAGTCCGGGGAGTTGTAGTTGCGCGGGTCGGAGGTGTCGTTTCGCTTGGCGTCCGGCCACGGCTTCTTCTTCTCCAGCGCCTTGGCGGCGCGGTCCTTCTCCTCGGCGCGCTTCTTGTCCGTCCAGGCGGCGCGTTCCTGGTCACGGGCCTCCTTGGCCTTGGCCTCGGCCTCCTTGTCACAACCGCTGTCGGCAAGGACCACGCGGCCCGGCGGGCCCGTGGCGAGCACGCCGGTCCCGGACCCGGCGACACCGGAGCCGCCGTAGCGTGTCAGGGGTCCGAAGGCGATGGTGCAGCCGGTCTTGCGGGCCGCGTCCTCGGCCTTGTCCGCCGCGTCGTCGGCCTCCTTCGCCGCCTTGCGGGCGCCGTCGACGTCACCGGCCTCGGCCGCCTTACGGGCCCTGCGTGACGCCTTGCCCGCGTCGTCGGCGGCCTCGGCCACATCGGCGGCGATGTGCCCGAACTTGCCGAGTCTGCTGGTCTTGCCGACGACCTTCGCGACGTCGTACCCGGGGATGAAGAGGGACCCGACGTTCCACGCGACGTCCGTGACGGCCCGGGTCTTCTGCCCGTTGTTCCACCGCTCGCGTACGTCGTCGCCGACGAACATGTCGTCGCCGACCTTCACCACGGTGTTCAACGACGCCTTGCCGTAGTCCAACACCGAGCCGAAGTAGTCGCCCTTGCTCCACTTGCTCCCGGCGTCCTTGGAGTCGTCCATCCACTGGCCGCCGAGCTGCTTGCCGTAGTCGGCGATGCCGGACCACGTCGAGGGCTTGAAGAGGTCGACGACCCCGGTCACATCGCCCCAGATGCCGTCCACGGCGACGCCCTTGACGACCTGGGTGACGCCGTCCCAGGCGCAGCCGAAGAAGCCGCCGCAGTCCTCCTTCTTGTCCCCGCCGCCGGAGTCCCCCGCGTCGTCCTCGCCGGGTGCGGGGATGTCGTCGTACTCGGCCTCGGGCTCTGCGGCGGTCTCGGAGTAGGTGTCCGTGCCGGGCCCGTCGGGACCGGCCGTACCGCCGGAGTCGCCGCCGCCTGAGTCGCCGCCGCCGGAGCCGGAGGAGCCCGCCCCGCCCGTGGTATCGCCGCCGGAGGAGCTGCCGTTGGTGGTGGCTCCTCCGGTCGTACCGCTCGCGCCACCGCTGCTGCCGTTCGCACCGCCGGCCCCGGTCCCTCCGCCCGCACCGGCGCCGCCGCCGGCAGGGCCGCCGCTTCCGGTGGAGCCACCGGTTCCACTCGCCCCGCCCGTGCCGGTGGAGTCACCGTTACCGCTGGACGTACCGCCCCCGTCCGCGCCGCCGACGACCGTGGCGCCACCGTCGGCACCGCCGACATTCGCACCGCCCGAATCGGCACCGCCCGTATCCGCACCGCCGGCCGAGCCACCCGCGTTCACCGAGTCGCTGCCGGTACCCGTCGCCGGGCAGGACGTGCCCGTGAGCGAGCAGATCGCGGCCTGGATGCGGTCCGTGATCCTGCCGCCCACACCGCTCAGCACCAGGGCCGCGACGACGGCCACGACGACCGTGACCAGGCCCAAGTACTCCAGGGCCGTCTGACCCCGGTCGCGGCGCCACGTGATCATGTGGGCGAAGGAGAACTCCGGCTTCTTCTCGCGCTCCCGCTCCGGCAGACGGAACCACGCACGGCTCTCCGCCCGGGTCAGGAACACCAGAATGACCACCGGCAGGAACACCTGCGTGAAGCCGTGCACCGATCCGCCGACGGCATTGGCCAGGCCGCCGAGGACCAACCACACCTGTACGGCGACGAGTCCGCCCCACACACGCCTGCCGCCGGTCCACGCGCGCCGCGACAACAGCCAGCCCACGACACCGGGAACCGCCCCGTACAGCAGGACCCCGAGGACGACACCGTCCACCGCGTCGGCGGCGAGCGCGGAACCCAACAGGCCGACGGCGCCCAGCAGCGTCGCACCGAAGAGGACGTGCAGCAGCAGACGGGCCGCACCCATGGCGCGCGGCAATGCCCGCCGCCCGGCTCCGGGCGCCGGTCCGGCGCCTCCGTACGCGGATATGCCACCGATCGCCGACATGCTCAGCTCCCCCGACTGCACCGCCCGCGGGCGGGATGACGACTCCTCAGGCTACGGATCCGGAGCCCCGCCGTCATGGGCCCCAGGACCCTGTCCCGGACCCAACGACGCTGGTTCCGAGCTCAGTTGCGCCCGGAAGCCCGGATCATCGCGGCGGGTGCGGGGCGACCGGAACCGCCAGGCGCAGCACCAGGTGGGTGCCCGCGCGGGGGTGGGCCGGATCGGGGGCCCAGCCGTGGGACACGTAGAACGACTGGGCGCGGGTGTTGTGGATGAACACCTCCAGGCAGGCGTCCGCCACCCCGTCCCGCTGCCAGGCCGCCACACACGCGGCGTGCAGCTCGGTCCCGATGCCCTCGCGCCAGCGGGCCGGGGCCACATGGAGCTGGCTGAGGTGCATGACGCCGTCGCGTACGGCGTGGGCCGCGATCCCGGCGAGGACGCCGTCCCGCTCGGCGCAGAGCACGGTGGCGCCGTCCCGGTCGATGGCCCGCTCCCAGCCGGCCCGGCTGCGGGCGGCCTCCTCGGGGCCCGCGTACTCCTCCTCCGGCAGGTGGCCCCGGTAGTAGGTGGCACGCGCCTCGGTGTGCAGGCGGACTATCGCGTCGAGATCGGCGGGCATCGCAGTTCGGATCATGGTGAAGGAGACGCTCCGGGTCGCCCGGGGGTTGCGGCCGTGTCCACCCTCGGGTGGGTCCAACGCGGCGTCGTACGGCCCGAGGTGGCCGACCGTGCCCCCGGTGGGGCGGGGGCACGGTCGGCCGGTGATCGGCTAGATCTTTCCGGCGCCCGCTCCGCCGGTCACCGAGGAGACGACGGACGAGGCCGGTTCGGCGGTGTACGAGTACGGCGCCTGAGTGAACTTGCCGACCTGCGAGATCTCGGTGGCCGCGCCGCCGAGGTCGTTGCCGCGCTGCACGACGTACCCGTCGATGTCGCTGTCACGGATGGTGGTGATGGCGACCCCGGTGCTGCGGAAGACGTTGTTCTCCACCAGCATCTGCGCGCCCATCCGGGAGTGCACGGCCGTCGAGGCGCCCACGACGTAGTTGTCGTAGAAGTGTCCGGTGCCGAAACGGAGGCTGGGGATACGGGAGTTGACGTTGTTGAAGTAGTTGTGGTGGTAGGTCACGCGGAGGTGGCCGGTGTCCTCGCTCGCGTTGTTGTCGCTGTGGCCGACCAGGCTGCCCTTGTAGTGGTCCTTGAAGGTGTTCCAGGAGACGGTGACCTGGTCGGAGGCGTGGGTGATGTCGAGCAGGCCGTCGTAGTAGTCCTTGTCGTGATCGCGGTCGGCGGAGAAGGTGTTGTGGTCGATCCACACCTTGGTGGACTTCTGGACGGTGATCCCGTCGGCGGGGGCGACCGGCTTGCTGATGTTGAGGTTGCGGATCACGATGTTCGTCGAGTTCTTCAGCCGCAGCCCGCCACCGGTGAACCCGGAGGACGAACCGACGCCGAGCACCGTGGTGTTGGAGCCGACGTCGACCTGGCCGCTGAGCGAGATGATCCCGCTGACCTTGACCGTCTTGGCGGCGGTGCCGGTGACGGCCGTCTTGAACGCGGCGAGGCTGGTGACGGTCACGGCGGAGGAACTGCCGCCGCCGGTCGTGCCGGACCCGTAGCCCACCGGGGAGGATTCGGCGGCCCCGGCGGAGCCCGGAAGCATGGCGACGGCGACGACGGCGACTGTTCCGGCGGCCAGGGCCGTGAGACTGCGGGTGCGGAGGTGGGTGCGCATGATGTCCCTTCGGTACGACGACGTGCGGGGAGGGTGCTGTGCCGAGCGGCTCGTACGCGGCGCGGGCGCCCGTATGCGAGCCGCTGTCCCCCTGTTGTCGTCACCGGGGATCGGGGGGTTGCCGGGTCGGGGACTTAATTTCTGTGCTGCGCAAGGGAGTTGATGCTGCCGCCCGGCCGGCTACCGGAACGCGACGGGACCGCCCGGAACGCCTCCCCGGCCGCCTCCCATGCCGCGCCGGAGCGCTCGGCGGCCCGTCCCGCGGTGGGAGGCGGCAGGGTGCGGATGCGCCGGCAGGTCGGCGCCGCGCGGTTCGTCGGTCCGCACGCTCACGACGCGCGCCGTCCGTGACGGTCAGTCCTCCCAGGCAACAACCCCCCGCAGCAGGTGGTGGTCGGACATGCCCGGAGGGCATGCCGCGGCGTCGCCCCGCACCGTGGTGAACCAGCAGTAGCTCAGGAAGATGCAGTCGGTCTTTCCCCGCCCGTCCGCACGCGGGGAGCACACCGGCTCGGCGGTCTCCTCACCACTGCGGCACCGGTCCCCCGACTGCGGGCACTGCGGGCCGGTGAACTGGGAGGTGTCGTTCTCGTCGGCTTCCTGGAAGATCCCGGTGCCGCCGCCGTGGTCGTACAGCGGGTCCATCCGGCCGTCCTTGGGAAAGAGGGAGAGGAACAGGACAAGGGAAGTCTGCCGGCTGAACGCATGCGTGGTTCCCTTCGCCGGGACCCGTCGAGAGCCCGGTCGCGTGGCAGCCAGAATCATGCCGCGAACGTGACAGTCACGAGGGGTTTGTCCCGGCCTTCCGCACGGGCCGGCTCACGAAGGAGGCCTTGAGGGGATCACCCGTCATGCCGCGTGGCGCCGGGCCCTGAGGACAGCACCACGCGGCAGGAACGAGCGCACCCCGGTCAGGAACTCACCGGGGTACGCGGGTGACGGGGCTGCGGTCAGCTGCCGTCCCGGAGGTCGGCGAGGCCCGTCGGACGGAACGCGATCCGGTCGAAGGCGGCCTCGCAGCCCTCCCCCGTGGGTGACTGGACCAGGAAGCCGATGGACGCGGCCGCCGCCTGCTCCGGGGCGCCCAGGGCGAAGACGCGGACGAAGGTCCACTTCTCGCCGTCGGCGGAGGCGTGGTAGGCGAAGGCGTTGCCGGTGCGGCTCAGCCGCAGCCAGTGGCTGTCGCCGTCCACGACGAAGGAGTTGACGTCGTCGGAGTGGCCCCGGGTGACGACGGTGCAGACGGTGGGGCGTTCCGGGGAGAGTTCCAGGCAGATCTTGGCCCACTCGCGGTCGCCGACGTGGAGGTAGAGGACCCCCGCGTCGAAGGCGGCGGCGAAGCCGACCCGCACCCGGGCGATCAGCTGGAAGTCGCCCTCCGGGGCGGCGCCCAGCAGCCGGGGTGCGTCGCTCTCGGAGTCCAGGGCGGCGCCGCCCGGCGGGACGAAGCGGTCCTGCCGGGCGCCCGCGCGGGCGGTCAGGATGCCGTCCTCGTAGCTCCACCCGGTCGCGGGGCCGAACGGTTCGAGGTCGAAGGGGAGTTCGGGAAGTCGCAGTGTCATGCTCGTCGTCCGTCCACGCGCCGCGGCAGGCCCTGCGGGTTGTCCTCGCGGAGCTCCGGAGGGAGCAGGGCCTCGGGGGTTGTCTGGTAGCTGACCGGGCGCAGCCAGCGCTCGATCGCGGTGGCTCCGACCGAGGTGGAGGTGGAGGTGGTGGCCGGGTAGGGGCCGCCGTGGTGCTGGGCGGGGGCGACGGCGACGCCGGTCGGCCAGCCGTTGACCAGGACGCGTCCGGCCAGCGGGGTAAGTGCGGCCAGGACGGTGGCGGCGCTGCCGTCCTCCTCCTCGGTGGCGATCTGGAGGGTGGCGGTGAGGTTGCCGGGGAGCCGGGCGAGGACCGCGGTGATCTCGTCCTCGGAGGTATAGCGGGCCACGACGGTGACCGGGCCGAAGCACTCCTCCAGGAGCGCGTCGTGCGGGCCCTCGGTGGTGAGGAGGTGCGCCGGTACGGTCAGGAAGCCGGCCGCGACGGTGTGTTCGCCGCCCGCGCCGGGGGTGACCGGGGCGTCCACGTCCGGGAGTTCGGCCCGTTCGCGCACTCCGGCGAGGAAGGCGTCGCGCATCCGGTGGTCGAGCAGGACGCCGGCCTCGGTGTCGCTGACCGCCTCGGTGAGCGCCTTCAGCAGCCGGTCGCCGGTCTCGCCCGCGGGGGCCAGGACGAATCCGGGCTTCGTGCAGAACTGGCCCTCGCCCATGGTCATCGAGCCCGCGAGCCCGGCACCGATCTGCTCGCCGCGCTCGGCGGCGGCCGCCTCGGTGACGACGACGGGGTTGAGGGAGCCGAGCTCGCCGTGGAACGGGATGGGGACGGGCCGGGCCGCCGCCGCGTCGAAGAGGGCGCGTCCGCCGCGCACCGAGCCGGTGAAGCCGGCGGCGCTGACGAGTGGGTGGCGGACCAGTTCGACGCCGGCGTCGAAGCCGTGCACGAGGATCAGGACGTCCTCGGGGAGTCCGACCTGTGCGGCGGCCCTGCGCAGTACCGAGGCGCAGAGTTCGGAGGTCGCCGGGTGGTCGGGGTGTGCCTTGACGACGACCGGGCAGCCGGCCGCGAGGGCGCTGGCGGTGTCGCCGCCGGGGACGGAGAACGCGAGCGGGAAGTTGCTGGCCGCGTAGACGGCGACGACGCCGAGCGGGATCTTGTAGCGGCGCAGGTCGGGCCACGGCGGGGTGCGGGTGGCGTCCTCGTGGTCGATGTGGATGTCGAGGTACGCGCCCTCGTCGACGACCTCCGCGAAGGCCCTCAACTGGGCTGTGGTGCGCGCGAGTTCACCGGTGAGCCGGGCCGGGCCGAGTGCCGTCTCGGCGTCGGCGGCCTCGATGACGTGCTCGCCCGCCTCGGTGAGCAGATCGGCCGCGGTGCGCAGGAACGCGGCGCGCACGGTGCGATCGGCGAGCGAGGCGCGTACGGCGTGGGCGGCCCGGACCGCCTGGTCGACCTCCTCCGCTGTAGCCTCCACCGCAACCTGCTCACGCGGGTTCCCGGTGCGGGGGTCGACGCTCCAGACTGGTGCTGCTGCCACCGTGTTTCCTTCCGCTCCACTGCCACACATCAGAAGTTGTTCGGTATTCTGAACAGAGTTCCTGATCGTGAATATGAAGCGACTCTATTTCCGGGCGATCGGTGTTGGCAAGAAGTCGCAGGTTTCGTAAGTGGGCTGGAAGGGGCGTAGGGCGATGTCGGTTGCCGAGTCTGGTGGGGCACAGGTCAAGTCCGCGGTACGGACGGTGGAGCTGCTGGAGTACTTCGCCGGGCGGCCGGGCATGCACTCGCTCGCCGCGGTGCAGGAAGCTGTCGGATACCCCAAGTCGAGCCTCTACATGCTGTTGCGCACCCTGGTCGAGCTGGGCTGGGTGGAGACGGACGCGACCGGGACGCGGTACGGGATCGGTGTGCGGGCGCTGCTGGTCGGCACCTCGTACATCGACGGCGACGAGGTGGTCGCGGCCGCCCGCCCCACCCTGGACCGGCTCTCCGACGACACCACGGAGACCATCCACCTGGCCCGCCTCGACGGGACCAACGTGGTGTACCTCGCCACCCGTCAGTCCCAGCACTACCTGCGCCCCTTCACCCGCGTCGGCCGCAGGCTGCCCGCGCACTCCACCTCGCTCGGCAAGGCGCTGCTGGCCACCCACAGCGACGAGCAGGTGCGCAAGATGCTGCCCGAGACGCTGCCCGCGCTGACCGAGCACACCCTGACCGACCGGGAGGAGCTCATCGAGGAGCTGCACCTGATCCGCGAGCAGGGATACGCGGTGGACCGCGAGGAGAACACCCTGGGGCTGCGCTGCTTCGGTGTCGCGATCCCGTACCGCACCCCGGCCCGTGACGCCATCAGCTGCTCGGTGCCGGTCGCCCGGCTCACGCCCGCGCACGAGCAGATGGTCAAGGACGCGCTGTTCGACGCCCGCGACCGGCTGACGCTCGCGACCCGGAGGCTCTGAGCGCGGCACGTCCCGCCCGGCGAGGACTCGTGCGGCGCCGGGCCGGGCCCGGGGGAACGGCGGCGACGATGAGGAACGGGTGAGAAGCGGCACAACCGGGAACGGTGCGCCGCACCCCGCACGTCCCTTGTACGGGATGAACAAAACGATCAGGCGCGCCTCGGTCTTCTTGCTGCTGCTGGTCCTCGCCCTGCTGGGGCGGGCGACCTGGGTGCAGGCGTACCAGGCAAAGGCGCTCGCGGACGACGACCACAACCGGCGGAACACCATCGCGCAGTACGCGCGGCCGCTCGGCGACATCATCGTGGCCGGCTCACCGGTCACCGGATCGAAGAGGACGGAGGGCAGTGATCTCGCGTACAAGCGCAGCTACAAGCAGGGCGACCTCTACGCGGCCGTCACCGGCTACGGCTCACAGGCCTACGGCTCCACCCAGCTCGAAGGTATCTACAGCCAGGTGCTGGACGGCACCGACAACCGGCTGAAGAACCCCCTGGACGTGGTGACCGGCAAGAAGACCGCGCCGGGCAGTGTGGTGACCACGATCGACCCGGACGTGCAGAAGGCGGCGTACGACGCGCTCGGCGACGACAAGGGCGCTGCCGTCGCGATCGATCCGAAGAGCGGGCAGATCCTGGGGATGGTCTCCTCGCCGTCCTACGATCCGTCGGACATCAGCGGGACGGCGGACGGCGACACCTGGAAGAAGCTGCTCGCCGACCCGGACAAGCCGCTGGTCAACCGCGCGCTGCGGCAGCCGCTGGCGCCCGGTTCGACGTTCAAGCTGGTGGTGGCGTCCGCCGCGCTGGAGGACGGGCTGTACCGCTCGGTCGACGAGGCCACCAAGAGCCCGATGCCGTACACGCTGCCCGGCACCCGTACCCCTCTGCGGAACGAGAGCGCCTCCGCCCCCTGCGAGAACGCGACGCTGCGCGTGGCGCTCCAGTACTCGTGCAACAACGTCTTCGGCAAGGTCGCCGCCGATCTCGGCCAGGACAAGGTCCGGGCGATGGCGGAGAAGTTCGGCTTCAACACGGAGAAGCTCGATGTGCCGGTCAGGGCCGCCAAGAGCCTCTATCCATCCGGGATGGACGACGCGCAGACGGCGCTGACGGGCATCGGCCAGTTCGAGGTCACCGCGACACCGCTCCAGATGGCGATGGTCTCGGCGGCCCTCGCCAACGGCGGTGAGCTGGCCGCACCGCACATGGTCGCCAAGGTGACGGACTCGACGGGCGGCACGCTGGAGGACTTCGCGGACGGTGACATGAAGCGCGTCGTCTCCTCGTCCACCGCCGAGCAGCTGCGCAGTGCGATGGTGACCGTCGTGGAGCAGGGCACCGGCACCAACGCCCGGATCGGCGGGGCCGAGGTGGGCGGCAAGACGGGGACCGCGGAGAACGGTGTGGGCAACAGCAACACCCCGTACGCCTGGTTCACCTCGTACGCGAAGGACAGGTCCAGCGGCCAGGAGGTCGCGGTCGCCGTCATCGTGGAGGACTCGGGTTCGGCCGCGTCGGAGGTCAGCGGCAACGGGCTCGCGGCCCCGATCGCCCAGAAGATGATGAAGGCCGCGCTCCAGCGGTGACCGGAGGGACGTGACGCCCCCGGCACCCCGTTCCGCGGGATGCCGGGGGCGTCACTGTGTCCCGGGCCCTTCAGGTTTTCGCCGTGTTACGTCTTACTTGGTTACGCACCCGTGTCGAAGCGCTTCCGGGGTGTGTTGGTACGCTCTCGCCCCGCCCGCGCACCGTGGGTGGCGTCCGGGAGTCACACACGGCCGGGGACCGGCACACGCACCGGCATTCGAGCGCAGGGATGAGGTAGCTGTGGGCACATCCATCGACGCCGACGATGCCGCTGCCGCCGAGTTCCATGAGTTCTTCGAGGCTCATTACGCCGAACTCGCACGGTTCGCCCATC
It contains:
- a CDS encoding Tox-REase-5 domain-containing protein gives rise to the protein MSAIGGISAYGGAGPAPGAGRRALPRAMGAARLLLHVLFGATLLGAVGLLGSALAADAVDGVVLGVLLYGAVPGVVGWLLSRRAWTGGRRVWGGLVAVQVWLVLGGLANAVGGSVHGFTQVFLPVVILVFLTRAESRAWFRLPEREREKKPEFSFAHMITWRRDRGQTALEYLGLVTVVVAVVAALVLSGVGGRITDRIQAAICSLTGTSCPATGTGSDSVNAGGSAGGADTGGADSGGANVGGADGGATVVGGADGGGTSSGNGDSTGTGGASGTGGSTGSGGPAGGGAGAGGGTGAGGANGSSGGASGTTGGATTNGSSSGGDTTGGAGSSGSGGGDSGGGDSGGTAGPDGPGTDTYSETAAEPEAEYDDIPAPGEDDAGDSGGGDKKEDCGGFFGCAWDGVTQVVKGVAVDGIWGDVTGVVDLFKPSTWSGIADYGKQLGGQWMDDSKDAGSKWSKGDYFGSVLDYGKASLNTVVKVGDDMFVGDDVRERWNNGQKTRAVTDVAWNVGSLFIPGYDVAKVVGKTSRLGKFGHIAADVAEAADDAGKASRRARKAAEAGDVDGARKAAKEADDAADKAEDAARKTGCTIAFGPLTRYGGSGVAGSGTGVLATGPPGRVVLADSGCDKEAEAKAKEARDQERAAWTDKKRAEEKDRAAKALEKKKPWPDAKRNDTSDPRNYNSPDWAKNLKDRDLGSADAGDGYWGSRDRNPKPNWKNESWLRYQEQITGTKRGKEYIVANPKEGKPPVEYDGWDSGRQTFLEAKNGYKSYLKQGDSGTLTGSGREKFVKEATEQVNASGGRAVEWHFSDPDVAKAARKAFREEGLPIKVVYSKQNPAKSTRKPEAFD
- a CDS encoding IclR family transcriptional regulator; protein product: MSVAESGGAQVKSAVRTVELLEYFAGRPGMHSLAAVQEAVGYPKSSLYMLLRTLVELGWVETDATGTRYGIGVRALLVGTSYIDGDEVVAAARPTLDRLSDDTTETIHLARLDGTNVVYLATRQSQHYLRPFTRVGRRLPAHSTSLGKALLATHSDEQVRKMLPETLPALTEHTLTDREELIEELHLIREQGYAVDREENTLGLRCFGVAIPYRTPARDAISCSVPVARLTPAHEQMVKDALFDARDRLTLATRRL
- a CDS encoding DUF1349 domain-containing protein — encoded protein: MTLRLPELPFDLEPFGPATGWSYEDGILTARAGARQDRFVPPGGAALDSESDAPRLLGAAPEGDFQLIARVRVGFAAAFDAGVLYLHVGDREWAKICLELSPERPTVCTVVTRGHSDDVNSFVVDGDSHWLRLSRTGNAFAYHASADGEKWTFVRVFALGAPEQAAAASIGFLVQSPTGEGCEAAFDRIAFRPTGLADLRDGS
- a CDS encoding GNAT family N-acetyltransferase — translated: MIRTAMPADLDAIVRLHTEARATYYRGHLPEEEYAGPEEAARSRAGWERAIDRDGATVLCAERDGVLAGIAAHAVRDGVMHLSQLHVAPARWREGIGTELHAACVAAWQRDGVADACLEVFIHNTRAQSFYVSHGWAPDPAHPRAGTHLVLRLAVPVAPHPPR
- a CDS encoding pectate lyase family protein, with amino-acid sequence MRTHLRTRSLTALAAGTVAVVAVAMLPGSAGAAESSPVGYGSGTTGGGSSSAVTVTSLAAFKTAVTGTAAKTVKVSGIISLSGQVDVGSNTTVLGVGSSSGFTGGGLRLKNSTNIVIRNLNISKPVAPADGITVQKSTKVWIDHNTFSADRDHDKDYYDGLLDITHASDQVTVSWNTFKDHYKGSLVGHSDNNASEDTGHLRVTYHHNYFNNVNSRIPSLRFGTGHFYDNYVVGASTAVHSRMGAQMLVENNVFRSTGVAITTIRDSDIDGYVVQRGNDLGGAATEISQVGKFTQAPYSYTAEPASSVVSSVTGGAGAGKI
- a CDS encoding peptidoglycan D,D-transpeptidase FtsI family protein yields the protein MNKTIRRASVFLLLLVLALLGRATWVQAYQAKALADDDHNRRNTIAQYARPLGDIIVAGSPVTGSKRTEGSDLAYKRSYKQGDLYAAVTGYGSQAYGSTQLEGIYSQVLDGTDNRLKNPLDVVTGKKTAPGSVVTTIDPDVQKAAYDALGDDKGAAVAIDPKSGQILGMVSSPSYDPSDISGTADGDTWKKLLADPDKPLVNRALRQPLAPGSTFKLVVASAALEDGLYRSVDEATKSPMPYTLPGTRTPLRNESASAPCENATLRVALQYSCNNVFGKVAADLGQDKVRAMAEKFGFNTEKLDVPVRAAKSLYPSGMDDAQTALTGIGQFEVTATPLQMAMVSAALANGGELAAPHMVAKVTDSTGGTLEDFADGDMKRVVSSSTAEQLRSAMVTVVEQGTGTNARIGGAEVGGKTGTAENGVGNSNTPYAWFTSYAKDRSSGQEVAVAVIVEDSGSAASEVSGNGLAAPIAQKMMKAALQR
- a CDS encoding aldehyde dehydrogenase (NADP(+)); protein product: MAAAPVWSVDPRTGNPREQVAVEATAEEVDQAVRAAHAVRASLADRTVRAAFLRTAADLLTEAGEHVIEAADAETALGPARLTGELARTTAQLRAFAEVVDEGAYLDIHIDHEDATRTPPWPDLRRYKIPLGVVAVYAASNFPLAFSVPGGDTASALAAGCPVVVKAHPDHPATSELCASVLRRAAAQVGLPEDVLILVHGFDAGVELVRHPLVSAAGFTGSVRGGRALFDAAAARPVPIPFHGELGSLNPVVVTEAAAAERGEQIGAGLAGSMTMGEGQFCTKPGFVLAPAGETGDRLLKALTEAVSDTEAGVLLDHRMRDAFLAGVRERAELPDVDAPVTPGAGGEHTVAAGFLTVPAHLLTTEGPHDALLEECFGPVTVVARYTSEDEITAVLARLPGNLTATLQIATEEEDGSAATVLAALTPLAGRVLVNGWPTGVAVAPAQHHGGPYPATTSTSTSVGATAIERWLRPVSYQTTPEALLPPELREDNPQGLPRRVDGRRA